The genomic DNA ATGGCCTTGGTGATGGCGAACCATTCCCATGGGTGTCCCACGCAGAACTTGATGCCCACGGGCTTGCCGCCCGACAGGCGGCGCAGCCTGGCCACGAAGTGCATGAGCTCGATCGGGTTGCGGAAGGCGCCGTGGGCGGACGGCGAATTGCAGTCCTGCCAGGGTTTCACGCCGCGGGCTTCCGCGATCTCAAGCGTGACCTTCGGGCCGGGCAGGATGCCGCCGTGGCCGGGCTTGGCGCCCTGGGACAGCTTGATCTCGATCATCCTGACCTGCGGCAGCGTGGCGTTGCGCGCGAAGGCCTCGTCGGAAAAGCCGCCGTGCTCGTCGCGGCAGCCGAAATAGCCCGAGCCGATGTTCCAGACCAGGTCGCCGCCCGGCGTGCGATGGTGCACGCTGATGCCGCCCTCGCCGGTGTCGTGGGCGAAGCCGCCCTGGCGCGCGCCTTCGTTCAGCGCGTGGATGGCGTTGCCAGACAGCGCGCCGAAACTCATGGCCGAAATGTTCAGCACCGACATGGCATAGGGCTGGGTGCAGTCCGGGCCGCCCACCGTCACGCGGAAGTCGCTGTCGGTGACCTGCGTGGGCGTCATCGAATGGTTGATCCATTCATAGCCGTCCCCGTACACGTCATGCTGCGTGCCGAAAGGACGCTTGTCGATTTCCTGCTTGGCGCGCTGGTACACCAGCGAGCGTTGCGCGCGGGAGAACGGCGCGGCGTTGGTGTCGTCCTCCAGGAAATACTGGCGGATCTCGGGCCGGATCAGCTCGAAGAGAAAGCGCAGGTTGCCCAGCACCGGATAGTTGCGGCGGATGGCGTGGCGCGTCTGTGCCAGGTCATACAGGCCCAGCAGCAGCAAGGCCGTACAGGGCAGGGCGAGCCACAGCCACCCCAGGCCGCGGCCCGCCAGCAACCAACCGGCCAGCGTGCCCAGCGCGACGAGCGCCAGGGTGGCATAGCGGGGTACCAGGACATTCATCGTCATTTCTCCTAGGCGTGCCTTGCTGTTCAGGACGGCGGGCAGCCTGGCTGGCCAGGTCCCGCGTCGCGTGCCAGCGTATCGTCCCAGCCTGGCTGGAGCAAGC from Orrella dioscoreae includes the following:
- a CDS encoding FMN-binding glutamate synthase family protein; translation: MNVLVPRYATLALVALGTLAGWLLAGRGLGWLWLALPCTALLLLGLYDLAQTRHAIRRNYPVLGNLRFLFELIRPEIRQYFLEDDTNAAPFSRAQRSLVYQRAKQEIDKRPFGTQHDVYGDGYEWINHSMTPTQVTDSDFRVTVGGPDCTQPYAMSVLNISAMSFGALSGNAIHALNEGARQGGFAHDTGEGGISVHHRTPGGDLVWNIGSGYFGCRDEHGGFSDEAFARNATLPQVRMIEIKLSQGAKPGHGGILPGPKVTLEIAEARGVKPWQDCNSPSAHGAFRNPIELMHFVARLRRLSGGKPVGIKFCVGHPWEWFAITKAMLETGISPDFVVVDGGEGGTGAAPVEFVDHVGTPLREALRLVHNTLVGVGLRDRVKIGASGKIISAFDVARTLALGADWCNAARGFMFAIGCIQAQACHTDKCPTGVATQDPLRQRALVVPDKSRRVANFHRNTLHALAELLSAAGISHPSALRPHHIARRVSDGEVRLLSALVPDLMPGELLSGEFRHTIYRAAWPMARADSFAPAYDLGDALSRMHAASAKAEQAA